A section of the Cottoperca gobio chromosome 17, fCotGob3.1, whole genome shotgun sequence genome encodes:
- the LOC115022880 gene encoding gamma-crystallin N-A-like yields MSQYSGKIVFYEGKCFTGRKLEICSDCDNFQDRGFMNRVNSVRVESGAYICFDHPDFKGQQYILEHGEYPEFQRWNAHNDHMGSCRPIRMHGEHYRMELFEGDNFSGQCVELSEDCPFLQARGLTKSCVNSTKVYGDGAWVLYEEPNYRGRMYIVERGNYSTHMEWQAENPSIQSVRRVANYF; encoded by the exons ATGTCTCAGTACTCAGGAAAG ATCGTGTTCTATGAGGGAAAATGTTTCACTGGGAGGAAGCTGGAGATCTGCAGCGACTGTGACAACTTCCAGGACCGTGGCTTCATGAACAGGGTCAACTCTGTCCGCGTGGAGAGCGGGGCCTACATCTGCTTTGACCACCCAGACTTCAAGGGCCAGCAGTACATTCTGGAGCACGGAGAGTACCCCGAATTCCAGCGCTGGAATGCCCATAACGATCACATGGGCTCCTGCAGGCCAATCAGGatg CATGGAGAGCACTACAGGATGGAGCTGTTCGAGGGAGACAACTTCTCAGGCCAGTGTGTGGAGCTGAGCGAGGACTGTCCTTTCCTGCAAGCCCGAGGCCTGACCAAGAGCTGCGTCAACTCCACCAAGGTTTATGGAGATGGAGC CTGGGTGCTGTATGAGGAGCCCAACTACCGCGGCCGCATGTACATCGTGGAGAGAGGAAACTACTCCACCCACATGGAGTGGCAGGCAGAGAACCCCAGCATCCAGTCTGTTCGCAGGGTGGCAAACTACTTCTAA
- the acvr2ba gene encoding activin receptor type-2B, translating to MSFSWLTCSLLLGTLCAGYSLGEAETRECVYYNDNWRTERTNQSGFERCEGEKDKRLHCYASWLNSSGTIKLVKKGCWLDDFNCYDRNECVSMEENPQVFFCCCEGNYCNERFTHLPDMIGIGNRVIIRPPSRVPSLLNVLVYSLLPLCVLSLALVLALWMYRHRKPPYGHVDLSEDPGPSPPSPLVGLKPLQLLEIKARGRFGCVWKAQLMSEYVAVKVFPIQDKQSWQNERDIFLTPGMRHENLLRYIASEKHGSNLETELWLITEFHERGSLTDHLKGNPVSWTELCHIAETMSRGLAYLHEDIPSYKGEGPKPTIAHRDFKSKNVMIRDDLTAIIGDFGLAVRFEPGKPPGDTHGQVGTRRYMAPEVLEGAINFQRDSFLRIDMYAMGLVLWELVSRCTETDVGEYMLPFEEEIGQHPSLEDLQDVVVHKKMRPAIKDCWLKHPGLSQMCETIEECWDHDAEARLSAGCVEERIGQIARTISSTTSDSPVSIVTSLTNEDLPPKESST from the exons ATGTCTTTTTCATGGCTGACTTGTTCACTTCTTCTGGGAACTTTATGCGCAG GGTACAGTCTGGGCGAAGCAGAGACCCGGGAGTGTGTGTACTACAATGATAACTGGCGTACAGAAAGGACCAACCAGAGCGGCTTCGAGCGCTGCGAGGGGGAGAAGGACAAGCGACTGCACTGTTATGCCTCCTGGCTCAACTCCTCAGGGACCATCAAGCTGGTGAAGAAAGGCTGCTGGCTGGACGACTTCAACTGCTACGACAG gaATGAGTGTGTCTCCATGGAGGAAAACCCTCAggtcttcttctgctgctgcgaGGGCAACTACTGCAATGAACGATTCACCCACCTCCCTGACATGATTGGCATTGGCAACCGAG TGATCATCCGGCCTCCATCCCGAGTGCCGTCCCTTCTCAACGTGCTTGTGTACTCCctgctgcctctctgtgtgctgTCCCTGGCCCTCGTTCTGGCCTTGTGGATGTACCGCCACCGCAAACCTCCCTACGGCCACGTAGACCTGAGCGAG GATCCTGGACCATCTCCTCCATCCCCCTTGGTAGGTCTGAAAccactgcagctgctggagatCAAAGCTCGGGGCCGCTTCGGTTGTGTTTGGAAGGCCCAGTTAATGAGCGAATACGTTGCTGTGAAGGTCTTCCCTATTCAG GACAAGCAGTCGTGGCAAAACGAGCGGGATATATTCCTGACTCCTGGGATGCGACATGAAAACCTCTTACGGTACATCGCTTCAGAGAAGCACGGCAGCAACCTGGAGACGGAGCTGTGGCTTATCACAGAGTTTCACGAGAGG ggCTCACTGACAGACCACCTGAAGGGTAACCCCGTGAGCTGGACTGAGCTGTGTCACATAGCAGAAACCATGTCCCGGGGCTTGGCTTACCTCCATGAGGACATTCCCAGCTACAAGGGAGAGGGGCCCAAACCCACCATTGCACACAG GGACTTCAAGAGTAAGAATGTGATGATTAGAGATGATCTGACTGCAATTATTGGAGACTTTGGGCTCGCTGTGCGATTCGAACCAGGCAAACCTCCAGGAGACACTCACGGCCAG GTGGGTACGAGGCGTTACATGGCTCCAGAGGTGCTGGAGGGAGCCATCAACTTCCAGCGAGACTCCTTCCTGAGGATAGACATGTATGCTATGGGCTTGGTGCTGTGGGAGCTGGTGTCTCGCTGCACAGAGACGGACG TTGGCGAATACATGCTGCCTTTTGAAGAAGAAATAGGCCAGCATCCCTCCCTGGAGGATCTGCAGGATGTGGTCGTGCACAAGAAGATGCGTCCAGCCATCAAGGACTGCTGGCTCAAACATCCT GGTCTGAGCCAGATGTGTGAGACCATAGAAGAATGCTGGGACCACGACGCAGAGGCGCGATTGTCCGCCGGTTGCGTTGAGGAGCGCATCGGCCAGATCGCCAGGACAATCAGCAGCACTACCTCAGACAGCCCCGTCAGCATTGTGACGTCTCTCACCAACGAGGACCTACCTCCCAAAGAGTCCAGCACCTGA